A stretch of Acidovorax sp. RAC01 DNA encodes these proteins:
- a CDS encoding ATP-binding protein, with the protein MTSSASGPGRSGKPGDAASSHGAARQSRAVRWALGVGAAIMSAIGLVLLFLLTLATNNRALYERNYAWLFGVNVLVAVLLLAVLLWVAVRLGIRLRQGRFGSRLLVKLAAIFALVGLVPGVLIYVVSYQFVTRSIESWFDVKVEGALSAGVNLARVSLDSLATDMASKARNASAQIGPVPDAGAGLVLERIREQLGATDVVLWNASGQAVASAGQSRFSLNPERPGVAVLRTVRQQRATAQIEGLDDISDPLAAQNARVKVLVLVSTPGVGLLVEPRYLQATLPLPPALVANAIAVQDANREYQERALARGGLRRMYVGTLTLSLFLAVFGAVLLAVLLGNQLVRPLLVLAEGVREVAAGNLSPKAALQGRDELGGLTRSFALMTQQLADARQAVEQSMGQVDAARSNLQTILDNLTAGVIVLDAQGLILSSNPGATRILKAPMAAYERQPLSAVPGLAEFAASVQGHFDAFLGDHERHGLDHWQQPFELHPSAGGGAQQHATSLVARGAELPNSARLLVFDDISEIVSAQRAQAWGEVARRLAHEIKNPLTPIQLSAERLEMKLSGKVAAPEQAILTKSVKTIVDQVDAMKRLVNEFRDYARLPAAELQSLDLNALVTDVLNLYGEENATVPVVAELDPQCPPIAGDAQQLRQVVHNLLQNAQDATEQARTEGKTELMPVRISTRWGSTSRRVRLTVSDCGSGFPAHILQRAFEPYVTTKARGTGLGLAVVKKIADEHGARIDLSNRTEDGVVRGAQVSLSFAPESPVA; encoded by the coding sequence GTGACATCGTCCGCCAGCGGCCCGGGCAGGTCGGGCAAGCCAGGCGATGCGGCCTCCAGTCACGGTGCCGCCCGGCAATCGCGTGCGGTGCGCTGGGCACTTGGCGTGGGTGCGGCCATCATGTCGGCCATCGGCCTGGTGCTGCTGTTTCTGCTGACCCTGGCCACCAACAACCGCGCGCTGTACGAGCGCAATTACGCCTGGTTGTTCGGCGTGAACGTGCTGGTGGCCGTGCTGCTGCTGGCGGTGCTGCTGTGGGTGGCGGTCAGGCTGGGCATACGCCTGCGCCAGGGGCGGTTTGGCAGCCGTTTGCTGGTCAAGCTGGCGGCCATCTTTGCGCTGGTCGGGCTGGTGCCGGGCGTACTCATCTACGTGGTCTCCTACCAGTTCGTCACCCGTTCCATCGAGAGCTGGTTCGACGTGAAGGTCGAGGGGGCCCTGTCGGCCGGGGTGAACCTGGCGCGGGTATCGCTCGATTCGCTGGCCACCGACATGGCGTCCAAAGCCCGCAACGCCAGTGCGCAGATCGGCCCCGTGCCCGATGCCGGCGCCGGCCTGGTGCTGGAGCGCATTCGGGAGCAACTGGGGGCCACCGACGTCGTGCTGTGGAATGCGTCGGGGCAGGCCGTGGCCAGTGCCGGCCAGAGCCGTTTCAGCCTGAACCCTGAGCGGCCGGGCGTCGCCGTGCTGCGCACCGTGCGGCAGCAACGGGCCACTGCGCAGATCGAAGGGCTGGACGATATCTCCGACCCGCTGGCGGCGCAGAACGCGCGGGTGAAGGTGCTGGTGCTGGTCAGCACGCCCGGTGTGGGGTTGCTGGTGGAGCCGCGTTATCTGCAGGCCACGCTGCCGCTGCCACCCGCGCTTGTGGCCAATGCCATCGCCGTGCAAGACGCCAACCGCGAGTACCAGGAGCGCGCACTGGCCCGCGGCGGGCTGCGCCGCATGTACGTTGGCACGCTCACGCTGAGCCTTTTCCTGGCCGTGTTCGGTGCCGTGCTGCTGGCCGTGCTGCTGGGCAACCAGCTCGTGCGGCCCCTGCTGGTGCTCGCCGAGGGGGTGCGCGAGGTGGCTGCGGGCAACCTGAGCCCCAAGGCGGCCCTGCAGGGGCGGGACGAACTGGGCGGCCTGACGCGGTCGTTCGCGCTCATGACGCAGCAGCTGGCCGACGCGCGACAGGCCGTGGAGCAGAGCATGGGCCAGGTTGATGCCGCGCGCTCGAACCTGCAGACCATTCTGGACAACCTCACGGCGGGTGTCATCGTGCTGGATGCCCAGGGCCTCATCCTGTCGTCGAACCCGGGTGCCACCCGGATCCTGAAGGCGCCCATGGCGGCCTATGAACGGCAACCGCTGTCTGCCGTGCCGGGCCTGGCGGAGTTCGCTGCATCGGTGCAAGGGCACTTCGATGCCTTTCTGGGGGACCACGAGCGGCACGGGCTCGACCACTGGCAGCAGCCGTTTGAGCTGCATCCCTCGGCCGGCGGCGGCGCGCAGCAACACGCCACCAGCCTGGTCGCGCGGGGGGCCGAGCTGCCCAACTCCGCCCGGTTGTTGGTTTTTGACGACATCTCGGAGATTGTTTCGGCCCAGCGCGCGCAGGCCTGGGGCGAGGTGGCCAGGCGCCTTGCGCACGAAATCAAGAACCCGCTGACACCCATCCAGCTATCGGCAGAGCGCCTGGAGATGAAGCTCTCGGGCAAGGTCGCCGCGCCCGAGCAGGCCATCCTGACCAAATCGGTCAAGACCATCGTGGACCAGGTCGATGCCATGAAGCGGCTGGTCAACGAGTTCCGCGATTACGCGCGCCTGCCTGCTGCCGAACTGCAGTCGCTGGATCTGAACGCGCTGGTGACCGACGTGCTCAACCTCTACGGCGAAGAAAACGCCACCGTGCCGGTGGTGGCCGAGCTGGACCCGCAATGCCCCCCGATTGCAGGCGACGCACAGCAGTTGCGGCAGGTGGTGCACAACCTTTTGCAGAACGCGCAGGACGCCACCGAGCAGGCACGCACCGAGGGCAAGACCGAACTGATGCCGGTGCGCATCAGCACCCGCTGGGGCAGCACGTCGCGGCGCGTGCGCCTGACCGTCTCCGACTGCGGGAGTGGCTTTCCTGCACATATTTTGCAGCGCGCTTTCGAGCCCTATGTGACCACGAAGGCGCGTGGTACCGGCCTGGGGCTTGCGGTGGTCAAGAAGATCGCCGATGAGCATGGCGCACGGATTGACCTGTCCAACCGCACAGAAGACGGTGTGGTACGCGGCGCGCAAGTGTCGCTATCATTCGCCCCTGAATCCCCGGTGGCGTGA
- a CDS encoding response regulator, producing the protein MANILVVDDELGIRDLLSEILNDEGHSVDLAENATQARSARAANSYDLVLLDIWMPDTDGVSLLKEWSTAGALTMPVIMMSGHATIDTAVEATRIGAFSFLEKPITLQKLLKAVEQGLARNAAHQAAPAAAVQIAAVAQVAADPAYATPSPSSVVAVLAGADAGPHAHQGFDLDRPLREARDGFEKAYFEFHLAREGGSMTRVAEKTGLERTHLYRKLRQLGVDLGRGKRS; encoded by the coding sequence ATGGCAAACATTCTGGTGGTCGACGACGAGCTGGGCATCCGTGACCTGCTGTCAGAAATTCTGAACGATGAAGGCCACAGTGTGGACCTCGCGGAAAACGCGACGCAGGCCCGCAGCGCGCGCGCCGCCAATAGCTACGACCTGGTGCTGCTGGACATCTGGATGCCCGATACCGACGGGGTGTCGCTGCTCAAGGAGTGGTCCACCGCGGGCGCGCTGACGATGCCCGTGATCATGATGAGCGGCCACGCCACCATCGACACCGCGGTCGAAGCCACCCGCATCGGAGCGTTTTCGTTTCTCGAGAAGCCCATCACCCTGCAAAAGCTGCTCAAGGCCGTGGAGCAAGGCCTGGCCCGCAACGCCGCTCACCAGGCAGCCCCCGCCGCAGCCGTGCAAATCGCTGCAGTGGCCCAGGTCGCGGCCGACCCGGCCTACGCAACCCCGTCCCCATCGAGCGTCGTGGCCGTCCTTGCCGGTGCAGACGCCGGCCCGCATGCCCATCAAGGCTTTGATCTGGACCGCCCGCTGCGCGAGGCCCGCGACGGGTTTGAAAAGGCGTACTTTGAATTTCATCTGGCACGCGAGGGCGGCTCCATGACGCGCGTCGCCGAGAAGACGGGGCTGGAGCGCACCCATCTTTATCGCAAGCTGCGCCAGCTGGGCGTGGACCTGGGCCGCGGCAAGCGCAGCTGA